The DNA window ACCTGGCTACCTCACAGTTACTTGCGCATGGTGAGTTGGCCATGGGCCTTGGTGTGGCAGCTGGGGTTTCTAGCTTTTGGCGGCTGGCTGGTCTGGCAGCTACGCCAGTTTCACGTGCCGTTTCGTCCCCTAGGTTACGGGCTCGATTGGGCTGTAGCCGGCACAGGTATTGTTTTAATGGTTTGCAGCCTGGCCAGCGACTTCAAAACAGTGGCCCTATGGAATGTGGTTTTAGCAACGTACTACTTTTTTTCGTTGTACTGCGGCGTCAATTGGATAAACCAAGCCCAGCTCAAAGCTACTCAGGTAGCCGCAGCGATCGCCACAACGATGCTAGGCACCACCCTAATTTCCTTACTTCTATGGCGACCTACGTCAGGGGCAGAGTTAGACGACAGTTTTTCTGCTGCCCTGCGCAATGCTATGCCCTTTGGCCACCACAATTTCGTGGGTGGCTACTTTGCTCTAGCGCTGCCGTTTGTTGCAGCCTATGCTGTGGCCTTTAAGGGATGGCTGCGGTGGTTGATGGCGGCGGCCTCGGCCTTGGCTGCGATCGCTCTCTACCTCAGCGGATCGCGGGGGGCGTTGTTGGGGATTTTGGTGTGGTTGCTTCTTATAGTCGTTGCCTTCATTGTCAACCCCAACGCTAAGGGCAGAACCCAGCGTTGGTTGCTAGGCGGACTGGGGTTAGCCGTCGCGATTAGCGCTCTAGCCAGCAACTCAAGGGTTCGCAGCTTGTTTGGCGGCCTAGATTTCAACGATCCTTCTGGCTTTGTAGTACAAGATGGCCCGGTGCTCGATCGCTACTTCCTGGCTAAGACTGCCCTTAACATTCTTAGCCATCGTCCCTTAGTGGGCGTGGGGCCAGGGGTGATGAGCCGTGTCTCAAATCTATATCGCCCGATAGAAACGGGCCTAGGTCAAGACCACTCCCAGCAGCTTCACAGTACGCCGTTTCAGCTTTTAGGAGAGATGGGGCTACTGGGTCTTGGGCTGTATTTAGTATGGCTAGTGCTTGTCGCCGCGCTCTGGCTGCGTCTATACCAAACTGTACAAGAGCCGGCTAGTCGATGGTTGCTGTATGGCGCAGGCGGTAGCTTCTTAGCCTACGGGGTATCTAGCCTCACTGACTACCAGCTTGAAAACATTGGCATTTCTACGGCGTTTGGGGCCTTGCTACTCCTGTTGCTCAGCCTAGCAAATCAAACAGAGCTGCCCTCGCTGCCTACCCTAAGTGGAGGAACCCGCCGCTATCTTAGCCTGGCCCTGGTAGCCTGGTTGGCGATCACAACCTATTTGTGGTTTGTGACCGACCTAGGCTTCTTCTTTGCCCACCGCGCCCTCAGCCGTGCAGAACGAGGCGATGTAGCTGGCTCGTTGCAACAGCTATCTGCCGCTGCCACTTTCGTTCCTTGGGATCCAACCTACCCCGCCCTATCCGGACAAATCATCTATCAACTGCTGCCTCTTGTGTCCTCGGGTGAGCAAGATGCTGTGCGCCGCGATGTCTTGACTGATCTGTATAGCGCTGTTGCGATCGCCCCCAACGATGCCTGGTTTAATTACAACATGGCGGTTCTGCTGTTACCTCAAAACCCGGCTGCCGCAGCGGACTATAGCCGCCGTGCCGTGCAGCTACTCCCCAGAAAAAATGCCTTGAGCCGCTATGTGCTGGGGCAAGCTTACCTAGCCCAAGGCCAAACCGAAGCCGCCGTAACCGCGTTTAGCCTTCAAGGCCTTGGCAATCCCGAATTTTTGACTTTGCCTCTGTGGGAGCAAGAGTCTCTAGCACCAATTAAACAGCAGGTTTTAGATCAAGCGTTAATTTACCACGAGTCCATGCTCAATGGGCTATCGCCAAAGATCCCAGGATATTCCACCTTTTACGACCAAACAGCGCTGATTCGCTGGTGGCAGAGACAACCTCTCACCGCCAACCGTGACAGGCTAAGACCAATCACGCAGGCGCTTTTAGCCACAGACCAAAGCCTCGAAGCAGCCCTAGCTATCGTTAATCAAGCCCTAGAAGCAACTCCCCAAGATCAGGCTCTATTGCTGCTTCAGGCATGGCTTTCGCCTGCCGCTGCCCAAAACTACTTTGCTCAAGCCGAGCTTCCTGCACCTGAGAAGGCACTGCTAACCGAATCGCTGGGGCAATTTCGAGATGCGCGATCGTGGTTGACTTCCTTAGTAGAACCGGTTGAACTAACTGGCCGTAGCTTGCTAGGGCTCACCTATCGCAATCGATATGCTCAAGGCATTAACTTTATTGCACCCATTGAGGGAATGGAGCAGTGGGCTATCCCTAACTTACTTGGGTTGTTTGGGGAGCTGCCCAGAGAGTTTGTGGCGCTAGACCAAGCTATAGAAACGATTCAAACTAAGCAGCTTAACTTGCCCAGTGCCGTCAAGAATCGCTTTGAAATTACACCCCTGCCTCCACTGCCCAAAAACTTTTTTAATCAGATGTGATCGCT is part of the Leptolyngbya subtilissima AS-A7 genome and encodes:
- a CDS encoding O-antigen ligase family protein, producing the protein MAQTPAQQLNAVFKGWWLGGVGLVAVVFMTWLPHSYLRMVSWPWALVWQLGFLAFGGWLVWQLRQFHVPFRPLGYGLDWAVAGTGIVLMVCSLASDFKTVALWNVVLATYYFFSLYCGVNWINQAQLKATQVAAAIATTMLGTTLISLLLWRPTSGAELDDSFSAALRNAMPFGHHNFVGGYFALALPFVAAYAVAFKGWLRWLMAAASALAAIALYLSGSRGALLGILVWLLLIVVAFIVNPNAKGRTQRWLLGGLGLAVAISALASNSRVRSLFGGLDFNDPSGFVVQDGPVLDRYFLAKTALNILSHRPLVGVGPGVMSRVSNLYRPIETGLGQDHSQQLHSTPFQLLGEMGLLGLGLYLVWLVLVAALWLRLYQTVQEPASRWLLYGAGGSFLAYGVSSLTDYQLENIGISTAFGALLLLLLSLANQTELPSLPTLSGGTRRYLSLALVAWLAITTYLWFVTDLGFFFAHRALSRAERGDVAGSLQQLSAAATFVPWDPTYPALSGQIIYQLLPLVSSGEQDAVRRDVLTDLYSAVAIAPNDAWFNYNMAVLLLPQNPAAAADYSRRAVQLLPRKNALSRYVLGQAYLAQGQTEAAVTAFSLQGLGNPEFLTLPLWEQESLAPIKQQVLDQALIYHESMLNGLSPKIPGYSTFYDQTALIRWWQRQPLTANRDRLRPITQALLATDQSLEAALAIVNQALEATPQDQALLLLQAWLSPAAAQNYFAQAELPAPEKALLTESLGQFRDARSWLTSLVEPVELTGRSLLGLTYRNRYAQGINFIAPIEGMEQWAIPNLLGLFGELPREFVALDQAIETIQTKQLNLPSAVKNRFEITPLPPLPKNFFNQM